In a single window of the Kwoniella shandongensis chromosome 5, complete sequence genome:
- a CDS encoding acetate kinase: protein MYLLAINCGSSSIKGKLFNIANTFELHANLAVSNISSKGEKVKIKIDWEEGKGEDSVEEGEDGDKVEYSTLVPNLLEHLTTNSHVNKEDIKYITHRVVHGGTHTSGIVITKEHEEGLGEMDKLSEFAPLHNHHAVLAVRSCLDALPDHTSLLLFDTLFHQTIPPEVYTYAIPPPEKETAMPLRKYGFHGLSYASITSSIAKHLNKPAEEVNIVVAHLGSGASSCCIKGGKSIDTSMGLTPLEGLIGGTRSGTIDPTAIFHHTANAAEDAGYSDYSVTKAEIVLNKKSGLTALAGTSNFGLILSRLDASSCSEEEHKSAKLAYDVYLDRLMSYVSQYLFKLLSTLPIEKIDGLVFSGGIGERGVQLRKDVLERLSWLGAQVDDEKNGGKGGVQVREITKEGSKLKGWVVETDEEGWCAKLARDEFGF from the exons ATGTACCTCCTCGCTATTAATTGCGGTTCATCCTCCATCAAGGGGAAATTATTCAACATCGCCAACACGTTTGAGCTCCATGCGAATTTGGCAGTGTCTAATATCAGCTCGAAGGGGGAGAAagtgaagatcaagatcgattgggaagaagggaagggtgaagactcggtggaagagggtgaagacgGTGACAAGGTTGAAT ATTCCACACTTGTTCCCAACCTGCTCGAGCATCTCACAACCAACAGTCATGTGAACAAGGAGGATATCAAATACATCACCCACAGAGT CGTCCACGGCGGAACTCACACCAGCGGTATTGTGATTACCAAAGAGCACGAAGAGGGTCTCGGGGAGATGGACAAGTTGTCAGAATTTGCTCCTTtgcat AATCACCACGCAGTTTTGGCAGTCCGATCATGTCTCGATGCGTTGCCCGACCACAcgtcccttctcctcttcgataCACTCTTCCAC CAAACCATCCCACCAGAGGTATACACCTACGCTATCCCTCCACCTGAGAAAGAGACGGCCATGCCTCTACGCAAG TACGGATTCCACGGTCTTTCTTACGCTTCGATCACCTCTTCTATCGCAAAACATCTCAACAAGCCTGCGGAAGAGGTGAACATTGTTGTCGCGCATCTGGGTAGTggagcttcttcttgctgTATCAAGGGAGGCAAATCAATCGATACCA GTATGGGTTTGACCCCACTAGAAGGTCTGATCGGCGGGACACGATCTGGAACCATTGATCCTACTGCGATCTTCCACCATACAGCGAATGCCGCAGAAGACGCAGGCTATTCCGACTACTCTGTTACCAAGGCCGAGATCGTCCTGAACAA GAAATCAGGTCTTACTGCACTTGCCGGTACCTCCAACTTTGGTCTTATCCTATCTCGTCTCGATGCGTCTTCGTGTTCTGAAGAAGAGCACAAATCTGCAAAATTGGCATACGACGTCTATCTCGACCGACTTATGAGCTACGTGTCGCAATATCTCTTCAAACTCCTTTCCACACTCCCCATCGAGAAGATTGACGGTCTAGTCTTCTCTGGCGGTATcggggagagaggtgttCAATTACGAAAGGATGTCTTGGAGAGGTTATCCTGGTTGGGCGCTcaagttgatgatgagaagaatggaggaaagggaggtgTTCAGGTTAGGGAGATCACGAAGGAGGGAAGTAAGTTGAAGGGATGGGTGGTGGAaacggatgaagagggttggTGTGCCAAGTTGGCAAGGGACGAGTTTGGTTTCTAA